From one Nonomuraea polychroma genomic stretch:
- a CDS encoding VOC family protein, translating into MACRISELVIDCRDPELLAAFWCDVLGYVVLDRVEGSVEIGPEDEGFGGLRPTIVFSPSDQPKAGKLPLHIDVNPTDRDQDEELERLLAVGAKPADVGQTGEESWYVLADPEGNEFCLLRRRLSG; encoded by the coding sequence ATGGCATGCCGTATCAGTGAACTGGTGATCGACTGTCGAGACCCCGAACTCCTTGCCGCGTTCTGGTGTGACGTGCTTGGCTACGTCGTCCTCGATCGGGTCGAGGGCAGCGTCGAGATCGGTCCTGAGGACGAAGGCTTCGGCGGACTCCGGCCGACGATCGTCTTCAGTCCGAGCGACCAGCCCAAGGCCGGCAAGCTGCCGCTGCATATCGACGTGAATCCCACCGATCGTGACCAGGATGAAGAGCTCGAGCGCCTGCTGGCTGTCGGCGCCAAGCCCGCCGACGTGGGTCAGACGGGCGAGGAATCCTGGTACGTCCTGGCCGATCCGGAGGGCAACGAGTTCTGCCTGCTGCGTCGGCGCTTGAGCGGCTGA
- a CDS encoding sensor histidine kinase, with protein sequence MRLRPRLTIRARLTLLYCATFTAGTAAALAIVYLLMSHLLTPAVAPTPALSPGGTAPVPTGAGTQVLDTLLLASGVALVVCALGAAGVGWLVVGRMLAPIRRITATAGRIAGGSLDERVSLQGPYDELTELANTFDSMLSRLQAAFEGHRRFAANASHELLTPLATSQALLDLAAADPSACDPSTLLAELTEVNERSERIVTALLDLARAENGVAATAPADLAGFARDAIAITAREAAERGVSVTARLDTVLVDGDPTLLRQLAVNLVANAIRHNHPGGLATVEVGTDQRQAVITVTNTGPRVTPERVEVLFEPFARGTGRTRQGDAGRPGGHGLGLAIVRAVATAHRGTLTATANPGGGLTVHVRLARSIQ encoded by the coding sequence ATGCGCCTGCGCCCTCGCCTGACCATCCGGGCCCGGCTCACCCTGCTGTACTGCGCCACCTTCACCGCAGGTACGGCCGCCGCGCTGGCCATCGTCTACCTGCTGATGTCCCACCTGCTCACGCCTGCCGTCGCCCCTACGCCGGCCCTGTCTCCAGGCGGGACAGCTCCGGTGCCAACCGGCGCAGGAACGCAGGTGCTCGACACGCTGCTGCTCGCCTCCGGGGTAGCGCTGGTGGTGTGCGCGCTGGGCGCCGCGGGCGTCGGCTGGCTCGTGGTCGGCCGCATGCTCGCCCCCATCCGCCGGATCACCGCCACCGCGGGGCGGATCGCCGGCGGGAGCCTGGATGAGCGGGTCTCGCTGCAAGGGCCGTACGACGAGCTCACGGAACTCGCCAATACCTTCGACAGCATGCTCTCCCGCCTCCAGGCCGCCTTCGAGGGGCACCGGCGCTTCGCCGCCAACGCCTCGCACGAACTGCTCACCCCGCTGGCCACCAGTCAGGCCCTCCTGGACCTCGCCGCGGCCGACCCGTCGGCCTGTGACCCGTCTACGCTGCTCGCCGAGCTGACCGAGGTCAACGAACGCAGCGAGCGGATCGTCACCGCGCTGCTCGACCTCGCCCGCGCCGAGAACGGCGTCGCCGCCACGGCACCCGCCGACCTGGCCGGCTTCGCCCGCGACGCCATCGCCATCACGGCAAGGGAGGCTGCCGAGCGTGGCGTGTCGGTGACCGCGCGGCTCGACACGGTACTGGTGGACGGCGATCCGACCCTGCTGCGCCAGCTCGCCGTCAATCTCGTGGCCAACGCGATCCGGCACAACCACCCCGGCGGCCTGGCCACGGTCGAAGTCGGCACCGACCAGCGCCAGGCCGTCATCACCGTCACCAACACCGGCCCGCGGGTCACCCCAGAGCGGGTGGAGGTGCTGTTCGAGCCCTTCGCACGCGGCACGGGCCGGACCCGCCAGGGCGACGCGGGGCGGCCCGGTGGGCATGGCCTCGGCCTCGCGATCGTCCGCGCGGTCGCCACCGCACACCGTGGCACGCTCACCGCGACCGCCAATCCCGGCGGCGGCCTCACCGTGCATGTACGCCTCGCCCGTTCCATTCAATGA
- a CDS encoding response regulator transcription factor yields the protein MRVLIAEDEALLARTLMAGLRREAMAVDLAPDGAAALERLAVTAYDVLILDRDLPLVHGDEVCRRLVESGAACRILMLTAARTLDDTVSGLGLGADDYLTKPFRLPELVARVRALHRRPAQTRPPVLTGAGIRLDPHTQRVSRDGREIRLTRKEFAVLEILLVAQGGVVSSEHLLEKAWDEHADPFTNAVRITVHSLRRKLGDPPAIHTEIGSGYRLAP from the coding sequence GTGCGGGTTTTGATTGCCGAGGACGAAGCACTGCTGGCGCGGACCCTGATGGCGGGCCTGCGTCGCGAGGCCATGGCGGTGGACCTGGCTCCCGACGGAGCCGCGGCGCTGGAGCGGCTCGCCGTCACCGCGTACGACGTGCTGATTCTGGACCGCGACCTGCCCCTCGTGCACGGTGACGAGGTGTGCCGGAGACTGGTCGAGAGCGGTGCGGCATGCCGCATCCTGATGCTGACCGCGGCGCGGACGCTCGACGACACCGTCAGCGGGCTCGGCCTGGGCGCCGATGACTACCTGACCAAGCCGTTCCGGCTTCCCGAGCTGGTCGCGAGGGTGCGGGCGCTGCACCGGCGCCCGGCCCAGACCCGCCCGCCGGTGCTGACCGGCGCCGGGATACGGCTCGACCCGCACACCCAGCGCGTCAGCCGTGACGGCCGTGAGATCCGGCTGACCCGCAAGGAGTTCGCCGTGCTGGAGATCCTGCTCGTCGCCCAGGGCGGCGTGGTCAGCTCCGAGCACCTGCTGGAGAAGGCATGGGACGAACACGCCGACCCCTTCACCAATGCGGTGCGGATCACCGTGCACTCGCTGCGGCGCAAGCTCGGTGACCCGCCCGCGATCCACACCGAGATCGGCTCCGGCTACCGGCTGGCGCCGTGA
- a CDS encoding aminoglycoside phosphotransferase family protein has protein sequence MATTRTADTRPPINTALVRDLVDTQFPQWAELPLELLEPAGSDHVIYRLGEELSVRLPRHAGAIGQAEKEYEWLPRLAPQLPLTIPVPMGVGEPDFGYPWRWAVSRWLEGEVATVEALADSSGAAVELAEFLTALQRFAPEDIPAEETRYELTAPPLADRDQATRAAIAEVDGAFDTAAMTELWNAALSAPAWDRPPAWFHGDFHTGNLLTVDGRLSAVIDFGGLGIGDPACDLTIAFTLMSAESRAAFRAALGVDDATWTRGRGWALATGLNAYISYAAVNPRVAAQTTRQITEALIG, from the coding sequence TTGGCAACCACGAGAACCGCGGACACCCGTCCCCCGATCAATACCGCACTGGTCAGGGACCTGGTCGATACGCAGTTCCCGCAGTGGGCCGAGTTGCCCTTGGAACTGCTCGAGCCCGCCGGCTCGGACCATGTGATCTACCGGCTGGGCGAGGAACTGTCCGTCCGGCTGCCCCGCCACGCCGGCGCCATCGGACAGGCTGAGAAGGAATATGAGTGGCTGCCCCGGCTCGCCCCACAACTACCGCTGACCATCCCGGTACCAATGGGAGTGGGTGAGCCCGACTTCGGCTATCCGTGGCGGTGGGCAGTGTCCCGCTGGCTGGAGGGCGAGGTGGCGACAGTCGAGGCGCTCGCCGACTCGTCCGGGGCGGCCGTCGAACTGGCGGAGTTCCTGACCGCCCTTCAGCGGTTCGCGCCCGAAGACATCCCGGCGGAGGAGACCCGCTACGAGCTCACGGCCCCACCGTTGGCGGACCGGGATCAGGCGACGCGGGCCGCCATCGCGGAAGTCGACGGCGCGTTCGACACCGCGGCGATGACCGAGTTGTGGAACGCGGCATTGAGCGCCCCCGCATGGGATCGCCCTCCGGCCTGGTTCCATGGCGACTTCCACACCGGCAATCTGCTGACCGTCGACGGCCGCCTCAGTGCGGTCATCGATTTCGGCGGGCTCGGCATCGGTGACCCAGCCTGCGACCTGACCATCGCCTTCACCCTGATGTCGGCCGAGAGCCGGGCCGCCTTCCGCGCCGCGCTCGGCGTGGACGACGCCACCTGGACCCGGGGCCGCGGCTGGGCCTTGGCCACCGGCCTGAACGCCTACATTTCCTACGCCGCCGTCAATCCCCGGGTCGCCGCGCAGACCACCCGTCAGATCACCGAGGCCCTCATCGGCTAG